The following is a genomic window from Ahaetulla prasina isolate Xishuangbanna chromosome 9, ASM2864084v1, whole genome shotgun sequence.
TGAGAAGGGCAAGATGCACAGCATCATATTAGACATGCATTTCTGCTAGCATGGACCAAAATTAAAGAATAATACTACCTGAAAGTGCCATTATGGTTATCTATAATGGAGGTGTGGATATATCctaacgtcataaatatgaataaaattataACATATAAGGACATATTATATGAATGGGAGGGTGGGCTAAAAATAAGAACTAAAAAGATTAGGGATTGACCTATCATGGTGGCCACAGTTGCAGATGCAATCCAGGTATGAAAAAGATAGGAGTATGAGTTTTGCAACAAACCAAATGAGCTAGACCAGATTCTAATGggaacagatgaaaaattaatcaaGAGGATATACAATTACTTATTAACTTacaaattggaggaagaacaagtaaaagaaactgaTAATTTGGGCTAAGAATTTTGGCTATACAATAGATTTGGACAggtggcagaaattatggaataGAAATCATAAACTCACAATGTCAACAATGTATAaaattttatagatggcattattCACCTGCAAGATTAgctaatatgtataaaaataaatctgttaaATTTTGGAAATGCAACCAAATACCAGGCTCATATTATCatctgtggtggacatgtcccaaagcaaaaaaacaaacaaacaaacctggaaGAAAATACACATATGGTTGGAAACAACACATAGATTTGAAACCTGAGACATTCTTGTTGGGCATGCTCCCAGGAAACTTTAATAAGGTAACACACatttaccgtgttttcccaaaaataagaccctgtcttataatttttGAACTCCAAAATAAGCACCTAGccttaatttgtgtgtgtgtgtgtgtatgtgtgtgttattaTTTTAGAGGTCTTCTTCTATAACATTGTCAAAACATTCCATACCCTAAATTCCAGTCTGAGTTTCTTGTGAGTCCATTTTGTTCAAAAGCGTTGGTCCTAATCGCTCATGTTTAGCAATAGAGGTCTCCTTAAAAGAGCACCTCCTGTCCATGTAGCCTGTTCATATTGCATGTGTTGCCCATGCAATTCTTGACCCAAGACACCAAGCTCTGGCAAGCTAGGCTTCACAAAATTCCCACACTGGTTTCTTGCCATTCTGTGTTCAATATATTCATCAATTTGAATGTGGAGATGGTCCTTGAACTGCTTGTTAATAGTGATGTCCAGTGTCTGGAGGTAGCCTGTCATTTCTGCAGGTATCATAATTAGATCCAGCCTGTGCTGGGCAAGAAACTTTTTCATGTCCTTGGCACGGTGAATGCTGGCTGAATCCCAGACTACCATGCCTCTTTGGCCACCTCGCACAACAAGTGGGAGCATTAGCACCAAGCCTTTTCACTTTCAAGGACGTAAATCCCTGAAACCTGTtcagttttttccttctttcccttggtGATTATTAGAGATGGGACTTTGCTTCCATCCAGCCAAATAACTAATATGCACATAACATGTGCACTTGAGGAAATATAAATCAATTTTGGCACCCCTCTGATCAATTGTTGTTTGAGCTCCTTGGCCCATTAACACTGCAGTTTCATCCATGGCAATCATGTTGCAGAGCTGGTACTTGGAAAAGTCAGTGCCATCAACAAACAACTTGAATGCAAGTGCCCatttgacaagttcagcatcttccaGCTTGAACAGTGAGGTGGATCTCCTCAGAGACAGTTCATGTTGCTGAAGGAAGCTGTCTAGCCAGTGTTGAGAGCAgtaatgggattcagccagttcgcaccacttcgggagaaccagttgttaactttctgagcagcttggtgaactggtggttggaagaaatcattagggcagagaaccggttgttaaattatttgaatcctatcaCTGGTTGAGAGGCTTTGAATTGTTCCTGGGTAATTTCCAATTGTGGTGCCATTGCAAGGGCAAATGCTTGAATATCAGCCCTGCGTACAACcaaagcctttgctttcctgtcaGCAATCCATTCAGAGATGCTGTCTTCAAGTTCAGGAAATAATGGTTGCCGACCTGATCCACACTTGCTTCTTACCATTTCCCTCCTGCACCTGTTGACTGAGGTTATTGTACTCTACTCTCCATTTTTAGACTATACGGAGATCCAACATTTTCTCGTAGAAAGCTGCCAGATTCTTGCCCTGAGAATCCTCCATGATTCCTTTCTTGAATTCCATGGAGTAGCTCTTTCTTTTTGAACTCTTCTTGTCTGGGGGTCAAAATAAAAGTCATTTTAGATCATTAAATCCATTAATCCAAAACCCTGGGGGTGTGTTGGTTGGGATTTAGCATTGTGGTTTCCCTGTGTGTGGGTTTAGGGTTTGCAATTCTGGTTTCcctgtatgtttttgtttttttttgtttacatttataccccgcccttctccgaagactcagggcggcttacagtgtataaggcaatgtgggaaatgggtctctccctccctccctctcatttctgtttctctctctttttcttctccctctttctctacatgcatttaaatattgggggggggggtttatttGGAAGGGTTATTTTAGTGCattcgctcaaaagcccaattgggcttattatctggggtggtcttattttcgggaaaacacggtaattTTACATATCCTAACAGCAGCCAGGATTATatatgcacaatactggaaaaatctAGAAAGCCCTATAGATGATACTATAAtcaaaaaaattctggaatgtgcagaaatggataggttaaccctaataatcaaaggaaaagaagacttggaatattttataacatgggaACTATTCTACAAATGGTTAATTGACAGATACTGAGGTTAGAGGAGTGAATGTATGTGACATATGGActacatgagaaagaaaaactgatggTTTATATAATCAAGATAGTATATTTTTCAATAACGATTGATACcgcatatatgtttatgtatatatgaTTATGATGATGTTTTTATGTTAACACTTTGGACACCTAGAAAACACACTGTTCAACATAGAAATAGAATATGtgacataaaacaataaaaaatatttaacgaAAATCACAACCCATCAGCTCACAAGAAATCAGACCACGTCTCAGTAACAACAACCAGCCATTTAAACAGACTGAAAccagaccatgactcagaagTATCTGAACAAACAACACTAATTTACATCACACAGATGGTACTTAAAACCAAAGTTCAAAAAGTCCAAGTCAGACCATGACTCACAAGTAGCCAAACAAACAACATGCATACTAatttgcatcacataaaaaggCATTTAAAGATCAGAGCTCTGACAGATCAGCACAATTCAAAGCGCATTgacgatgtctcctcgaatggtggtgaaacgtttgcaaccaaattgccaagctcggagctcaaaccaacagcccaaATGgggtataaatctaataaattaaagaattaataaaaaataatatggtggcctgaaataatttttttaaagagttgctTCATGGCAGGAGACATGTATGCAGAAACCATTGTGGCCCATCAGGGATAATAACCTACCAATTGTTAAATGTCTAGATAttttctgtcatccaggtcatggttatcccaaaggtgctttttcaaaaggcaactaaacTTTTCcttaaagacgtttcacttctcatcttaaAATctgcttcagttctgactgaagtgaAGTCAGTTCTGAAGtgtcagaactgaagatgcttcttagatgagaagcacaatgtcttcagaaaaaacaaaggcctgttgccttttgaaaaagaacctttgggacgtCCAGATGCTACTGACTTAAAACTTCAAATGCTCCAGTAGCTCCCCATCACTGTTGTAAAGCACAATTGGATTCTCTGTgggttccaccacttccttattATTTTTCATCATTTAGCCTTCTGAGTTTACAAATTTGCAATCCTTTTACTCTTGCTTGAAGGCATTGCAATTTCTGTCCTGCAAGTCCACAGTGCAAATCCACAGTGTCTTGTTTTGGAGCAGAATTATTAGCTGTCTTTCTCTCATTTAGTCTCATGTTCTCTTCTCATCCTCTCAGGGTTGCTGCTTTTCGGCACAGCAAGGCTTTGGCTATGAACACACCATCCTTGCCTCCCAGCAGTCAGGACAACCTGATAAAAACCAATCCTTGGACAATATCCCTCGGACAGTCTTTCTACTTCTCTGTTCAAGGTTATAATCATGGGAAGTGTCAGTAGCCTTATCTCCGGACACAACTTTCACAGTAAGCATTGTCGGGCCTCTCAGTACAAGCTGCGTAAGTCATCCCAGCTGAAAAAGCTGAACAGGTACTCCGATGGTCTGCTGAAGTTCAGCTTCTCCCAAGAAGCTGGCCACAACAAGTCCAGCTCCAAAGGCAATAAGAACGAGGACTTCTTTTACATCAAAGTGAACCAGAAGGCACACCGAACAGACTATGCACCACTCTCGGGTGGTGAGCTGGAAGGTCAGGCTGGGACAAGCAGCAGTGATTACGGTACCCCAACACCCCCCAAACTGAAGCCAGGCTCCAACCAGCTGGAACTAGTGAGTTGAGTTAAACTTGGTCATTATAATTAAGGGTAGGAAATTGGTAGCCCCAAACTTATGTAAGATTCCTGGGTCTCCCATCCCTTCTGTAGATTTCAGAGCCCTCGTTAATCAGGTTGATTGAAAACTGGAAAACCAATTTCCAAGTATTTTGAGGACCTATATCtctgatgacaaacctatggcacaggtggcacgcgtaggaatatcagtgggcatgtgagctcagctccaccagctgattttcgggccttctgggcccgccagaagtagggaaacaagctgttttctGTCTCCGGAGAGccttggggaaggcctgtttttctctctcacctggctccagagctctctaagagtctggggagggtgaaaatgaccttccccacccccctggaggtgctccggaggctgaaaatggcccgtttgccaatttCCGGTGGGacaggaaggcccattttttgctgtctccagcctccagggcctctctaggagtctggggaggttaaaaatggccttcccccccacccccagaggtcctccggaggccagaaacagcccatttgccaacttctggtgggaccgccaggggagtggggaaggccgttttcgccccaacccccagactcctagaaagcctctggagccaggtgagagagaaaaatgtgccTACCAGGAGTGTTGGGGGGGGTTTGCAgggggggcacatagaattatgggtgtgggcacacgtgcaaTCCCCCCCCGCCTCCCCAGCACACGATggcagaaaggttagccatcactgacctatatagAAACTGTATGACCTAAAGTGTCCatatcaacattaaaaaaatcaagaaaaattttGCAGTCTTTACTCTCCAAACTATATTAAGGAATTTGGTCTTCTGAATCAAATGATGAAGTAATGTGCGACATCCTGATATTAATCCCATGGGTCAGTCTGTCATTGAATTAACCAGTTTTCTGGATTTGTATAATACCCTGACTCTTTAGTTTAAATAGATGGGCtagattcagaggtgggtttcagcaggttctgaccagttctggagaatcagtagcagaaattttgagtagtttggagaaccggtaaataccgtatctgactggccccacccccatctattctctgcttcccaagtcccagctgatcaggaggaatttgagattttacagaattcttcccctgccacgcccaccaagccatgcccaccaagccacacccacagaaccggtagtaaaaaaatttgaaacccaccgctggctaGGTTCACACATAATATTctaggtagttaaaaaaaaacttttgaagcTACTTAGCACAGCATGTTGTATAAACACAACTGCTTCATTTGAGAAGCTTACAAACAGGATTTTAGATATAAAGGTCTGGGGGGGAAAATCTCCAAAAATGTAAaggtgaaaaaaattaaaaatgaaaatgaaaacagcACTACTTCCCCATTGTCATCCAATCAAAATCAAGCACAACCTGTTTAACACATTGTAGGAAGCCAGTGGAAACTCCCATGATAGTACAGATAattctcaagttacaaccataatGGTGCCTGTCCATCATGGTCATAACTTGTGATGGCCGTAAATCAGATCACCCATGTGATCAACTTGATTTTGTGAAGTATTTTGCATGGTTAGTGAGCAAAcaccatgtttgttaagtgaaccaatggttTGCTATAGGCCAAATTTTCCAAAAATCAGAAGTATCCCTTCAGCAAACATGGTCACCTGACTGTGGAACTgtacaaatggccataaatgcagggCAGTTTCCCAACAACCATGTAGTCACATGACTGGAATGGGCAGGGCTGACCATTGTTGCTTCAAAATTGGGTTGCAAGTACTTTTACGaaaggccattgtaacttcaaaccattgctaagcaactggtcataagtggaggattacctctCTCTATATGCATTAACTATTCTCTCCTTCTGCCCAGGCTACAGAGAAGAGTGTGGCAAGGGCCACTGCTTTCAAACCAGTTCTCCCTCACTCAAACACGGTTCTCCATTCTTCTCCTGATCACAGCAATGCTGCTCAGCAGTTCCCAACCCAAGACAAAGCCAAAGATCTAGAGAGTAAGCCTGCTCTTTGTTCTGGAGGACTTTCAGATTCGGGGAGAAATTCTATGTCCAGCCTGCCCACACACAGTACAGCCAGCAGCTACCAGCTGGACCCCCTGATTACTCCTGTTGGCCCCATCAGCCGATTTGGAGGCTCTGCTCACAATATCACTCAGTGTGCCATCCTTCAGGAGAGTAACATGATGAGCTTGAAAGCTCTGTCTTTCTCCGATGGGGGCACCAAGATCCTCAACCCAGGCAAGTCTTCCACTCATCCCCATATGACTGAGAACAGTGTTTGTGTCCGTTCACCCATCTCCACAGAGGAATCCGCCATTCAGGAGCTGGAGCAGAAGCTGATGGAGCGGGAGGGTGAGCTGCAGGAGCTCCAGTGCAGCTTTGAAGAGAAAGAGATCACCTCCTGCCAAAGCTACGAAGAGAAGCAAAGGCGTTGCCGGGAGGAGATGGAAGGATTGAAGCAGAAATGCAACAGCAAACTGAAGCAGACATCACAGAAGAACCAGCGAGCGCAACAACTCTTGCAACTGCAGGTGTTCCAGCTGCAgcaggagaagcagcagctgcggGAGGAGCTGTCCAACTTGATGAAGGAGCAGGACCTTCTAGAGAACAAGCTGAGGACATACGAGAAAGAGAAGACCACCTTTGCTCCTGCACTGGAAGAAACACAGTGGGAGGTAAGACTCTACTGCACCTTAGTAAAGGGGAAACTTGTTCCAGCCTTCTGTATTCTTTAgtcaaaattaaagataaagggaAAAGTTTTCTCTGtctagtcatgtccaactctgggggcagtactcatcttcatttcttagctgaggggccagcattgtccaaagacatttccgtggttatGCGACCAACATGACTATACGCCAAGGCATATATAACATacaaaacactgttaccttcccagcaaagtggTACCTACTTAGATACtcgtatttgcatgctttcaaactgctaggtggagtTGGGGCTAGGAGTtggggcaaggatgggagctcacccggtcGTGCGGTGCTTggatctcaaacccaggctgtcagctggaAACCTTACAAGCTCGGTGTCTTTAAATGCTTGTGTCTCTGATTTTAGAGATCTTCTCATGCAATGAGATTGTTCCCCCAGCTGCctgcaaagagaaaaaagggTCTTTTATCTTTCATTAGGGCCATGCCTTCCACTAGCTTCATCTTCATAGTTGATCCATGAAGAGATGCAATCTTTCAtctgaaataaatatattccGTACTTAGCACCACCCATTTTCCTGTGTGCGGCAGACTGAATTGCAATGCAATCTAGATCTCTGGCAGGTGGATATCTAGATACGATGCTGATTCTAGTCTTATGTTTTCTTACAGGTTTGTCAGAAGTCTGGTGAGATCTCTCTCCTGAAACAGCAACTGAAAGAATCCCAGACAGAGCTGAACAGCAAGACCAATGAGGTGCTCAATCTGAAAGCTCAGCTGAAGGACCTCCGGGCCAAGATGGAACTGTTGGAGATTAAAATTCAGGATTTGGAGGATTCGTTGCATGCCAAAGCCATGGAACTAGAGGTATGTGAGAATGAACTCCAACGCAAGAAGAATGAGTCAGAGCTACTAAGGGAGAAAGTGAACTTGCTGGAACAGGAGATTGCAGAGTTGAGAACTGAACTGACCATCCTCAGGGAGGAGATGAAATGTGGTATGGTTTCCATGGGCTTGGAGGAAAGCATGGTGGAGGATGCCCAAATCCTGTGGAGGGAAGTAGAAAAGCTAAAAAAAGAACTGCAGGAGGAACAGGACAGCAACAAGCAGATCACTGTCAGCTTTCAGCAGGAACGACAAAcctggaaggaggagaaagagaaagtgatCCAGTACCAGAAGCAGCTGCAGCAAAGCTACCTTCACATgtacaaaagaaatcaaaacctGGAGAAGATGCTTCAGCAGCTGGCTACTGGGGAGGATGGTAAAGATCCCTTAGATCTTGATC
Proteins encoded in this region:
- the LZTS1 gene encoding leucine zipper putative tumor suppressor 1; translation: MGSVSSLISGHNFHSKHCRASQYKLRKSSQLKKLNRYSDGLLKFSFSQEAGHNKSSSKGNKNEDFFYIKVNQKAHRTDYAPLSGGELEGQAGTSSSDYGTPTPPKLKPGSNQLELATEKSVARATAFKPVLPHSNTVLHSSPDHSNAAQQFPTQDKAKDLESKPALCSGGLSDSGRNSMSSLPTHSTASSYQLDPLITPVGPISRFGGSAHNITQCAILQESNMMSLKALSFSDGGTKILNPGKSSTHPHMTENSVCVRSPISTEESAIQELEQKLMEREGELQELQCSFEEKEITSCQSYEEKQRRCREEMEGLKQKCNSKLKQTSQKNQRAQQLLQLQVFQLQQEKQQLREELSNLMKEQDLLENKLRTYEKEKTTFAPALEETQWEVCQKSGEISLLKQQLKESQTELNSKTNEVLNLKAQLKDLRAKMELLEIKIQDLEDSLHAKAMELEVCENELQRKKNESELLREKVNLLEQEIAELRTELTILREEMKCGMVSMGLEESMVEDAQILWREVEKLKKELQEEQDSNKQITVSFQQERQTWKEEKEKVIQYQKQLQQSYLHMYKRNQNLEKMLQQLATGEDGKDPLDLDLHGTDVPYEDIIATEI